CACCCCTTTTTCATACCAAACATGGGCCTAAAACAGTATTTTGGGTTTATCTCCAAGCGCATCAGCGCCTTCTTGCAGCGATCGCAACTCTTTCAACATCGCTGGATCGGCTACTTAATCGCCAGGGCGATTTATGTCACCCTCTTACTCATCCCGCTTCCGGGGTTTGAACCCAATGCACAACGCGCCTTTGCCGTCTTTGGGTTAGCCGCCTTTTCCTGGGGGACCACCCTGCTCCCCTTGCCGGTAACGGCGATCGTCATCCTGTTCTTGCTGCCCTTTAGTGGGGCAATTTCCGCCCAGGAAACCTACGCCTATTTTGGCAACCGGGCGGTGTTTTTCATTCTCGGGGCCTTCATTTTGGCATTGTGATGGAAGCGGAGAACGGCAATTCCAAACGTAAAGGGAAGCCCTTGGGCAACCTATAGGGGCGTCTTTGACTTCGCCCATGAATCCGACTTGTCGGAAGTTCAGAAATCCCTCCGGGGAATCCGTTAACCTAAGCATGGAGGTCGCCCCCCATGCTCGGCTTCAGAACCGGACGTGAGAGTTTCCGCTCATCCGGCTCCTCTCCAGATTGACCCTTGAGATGGGTACTAAGCTGGGTTGAAAGATTGCCTTTTCCACCTTGTATTCGGTCGTGACAGTGACGGTGAATGGCTGTCAAATTCTCCATTCTGGTATTGCGATGGTTTCCATCGGTGTG
The DNA window shown above is from Laspinema palackyanum D2c and carries:
- a CDS encoding anion permease; translated protein: MGLKQYFGFISKRISAFLQRSQLFQHRWIGYLIARAIYVTLLLIPLPGFEPNAQRAFAVFGLAAFSWGTTLLPLPVTAIVILFLLPFSGAISAQETYAYFGNRAVFFILGAFILAL